Proteins found in one Alphaproteobacteria bacterium GM7ARS4 genomic segment:
- the metC gene encoding cystathionine beta-lyase — MYVVTTYGRETCVASKKKLPSHWHSIAVRGGRRPHLYQGLVNPPIYHGSTVLFESLALLEEARRNPFGRTFYGRMGTPTIFALEEGVACLYGEDKKGVATCSGLSAIACVLLAYVRAGDTILVADNVYEPTRRFCKTYLTQFGVKTIFYPPTAGDDIVASMDDHVRLIFMESPGSLTFEVQDVPTITSIARARNIMTVIDNTWAGALYFNPFEHGVDITIEAATKYITGHADAMLGVVICNPCDFKRIKSAVVAFGNAPGPDACYFGQRGLRSLAVRMPQHEENALTLASWLKAHPDVRLVLHPALDSCPGHALWQRDFSGSSGLFAFTLEDRGKKALASMVDGMTFFGLGYSWGGYESLIMPSDAHKERRFPPAFVGQDVLIRLHAGLESVDDLLADLERGLQRYRATS, encoded by the coding sequence ATGTATGTCGTGACAACATATGGACGGGAGACATGCGTGGCGTCTAAGAAAAAATTGCCTTCCCATTGGCATAGTATAGCGGTTCGAGGCGGCAGGCGTCCCCACCTCTATCAAGGGCTTGTCAATCCTCCCATCTATCATGGCTCTACTGTGCTTTTTGAGTCCCTTGCGCTCTTGGAAGAGGCGCGTCGCAATCCTTTTGGGCGCACCTTTTATGGTCGTATGGGGACTCCCACCATTTTTGCTCTTGAGGAGGGGGTGGCATGTCTCTACGGGGAGGATAAGAAGGGCGTTGCGACATGCTCTGGGCTGTCGGCCATTGCGTGTGTGTTACTCGCCTATGTGCGCGCTGGCGATACGATTTTGGTTGCTGACAATGTCTATGAGCCAACGAGGCGTTTTTGTAAGACATACCTCACGCAATTTGGTGTCAAGACAATCTTTTACCCTCCAACCGCTGGTGATGACATTGTGGCGTCGATGGACGACCATGTGCGGTTGATTTTCATGGAGTCGCCGGGCTCTCTGACGTTTGAGGTGCAAGATGTGCCGACCATCACGAGCATAGCGCGCGCAAGGAACATCATGACCGTCATAGACAACACATGGGCGGGGGCATTATATTTCAATCCTTTCGAGCATGGCGTGGACATCACCATCGAGGCTGCCACAAAATATATCACGGGGCATGCTGACGCCATGTTGGGTGTCGTGATATGCAACCCTTGTGACTTTAAGCGTATCAAATCGGCTGTGGTTGCTTTTGGCAACGCCCCTGGCCCTGATGCGTGCTATTTTGGGCAGAGGGGCCTACGTAGCCTTGCTGTGCGTATGCCACAGCATGAGGAGAATGCGCTGACGTTGGCGTCATGGCTCAAGGCGCATCCAGATGTGCGCCTTGTCTTGCACCCCGCCCTCGACTCATGTCCGGGCCATGCCTTATGGCAGAGGGATTTCTCGGGATCCAGTGGGCTTTTTGCCTTCACGCTGGAGGATAGAGGCAAGAAGGCGCTGGCCTCTATGGTGGATGGCATGACATTTTTTGGTCTTGGCTATAGTTGGGGGGGGTATGAAAGCCTTATCATGCCTTCTGATGCCCATAAGGAGAGGCGTTTTCCTCCCGCCTTTGTAGGGCAAGACGTGCTGATACGTCTCCATGCGGGGCTTGAGAGTGTGGATGACCTGTTAGCAGACCTTGAGCGAGGCTTACAACGTTATCGCGCTACTTCGTGA
- a CDS encoding sulfurtransferase, with the protein MMTLSSLIDVHRLFRERDSHKIFDASWFLGDDTRTESKGLLAYQQGHIEGASFFDIDDVACRHSTLPHMLPSIARFSSWAICHGVIRQQSIVVYDVHATMMSAARLWWMLRCFGYDHVFILDGGLSAWKQAGYPVVSGDMEERAMRHRHVTSHQDRGGDTSGDVGVMKALAEDRRGRYRATLDDVRQALDNPRVQLVDGRPRQRFLGREREPRPHLACGHIPHSINLPFTELTDTEGCLHQPSTLAALLDSVGGDIHRETITSCGSGITACLLAFVFHMLGNDSVRVYDGSWAEWGDVCRDNIWTGDMRGV; encoded by the coding sequence ATGATGACATTGTCTTCTTTGATAGACGTCCATAGGCTTTTTCGTGAACGGGACTCTCACAAGATTTTCGATGCCAGTTGGTTTTTAGGCGATGACACGCGTACAGAGTCGAAAGGGTTGTTAGCGTATCAGCAAGGGCATATTGAAGGCGCATCTTTTTTTGATATTGATGACGTAGCGTGTCGTCACAGCACTCTTCCCCATATGTTGCCTTCTATAGCGAGGTTTTCGTCATGGGCTATATGTCATGGCGTGATACGTCAGCAGTCCATTGTTGTCTATGATGTTCATGCGACCATGATGTCGGCCGCGCGCCTATGGTGGATGTTGCGTTGTTTTGGGTATGACCATGTTTTTATCCTTGATGGCGGGCTCAGCGCATGGAAACAGGCGGGCTATCCTGTGGTGAGCGGTGATATGGAGGAACGAGCCATGCGTCATCGGCATGTGACATCCCATCAGGATAGAGGCGGGGACACAAGCGGGGATGTGGGCGTCATGAAGGCGTTGGCAGAGGATAGACGTGGGCGCTATCGGGCGACTCTCGATGATGTGCGCCAAGCGTTAGACAATCCTCGTGTGCAGCTGGTCGATGGGCGTCCTCGTCAGCGTTTTTTAGGGCGTGAGCGTGAGCCTCGTCCTCACTTGGCGTGTGGCCATATTCCCCATAGTATCAATCTTCCTTTCACTGAGCTGACGGACACTGAAGGATGTCTTCACCAGCCTTCCACCTTAGCGGCTTTGCTTGACTCTGTGGGAGGGGACATCCATAGGGAGACGATAACGAGCTGTGGCTCTGGTATCACGGCATGTCTTCTTGCCTTTGTTTTTCACATGCTTGGCAACGACTCTGTGCGTGTTTATGATGGTTCTTGGGCGGAATGGGGCGATGTATGTCGTGACAACATATGGACGGGAGACATGCGTGGCGTCTAA
- a CDS encoding fused MFS/spermidine synthase has protein sequence MPAMPLIRSHTLLLSVAISLLFLSSFLLFAIQPLIGRMTLPLLGAAPTIWVTAVLFFQITLALAYMYVDIVTRYTSLSAQMSLHFSLMVAALLSLPLSLGVLEDTETAVATSMPVLFLLQLYILAIGLPFFVNATTAPLLQKWFSYTRHAHARDPFFLYASSNAGSLCALVAYVVIIDPSLTIPEQSHVWSVAFIVFMVGVAVFALFASTHTPLPPTYQQAQSPSQPAPPPSITQRMAWCLYAFLPSSLLLSTSVYITTDIAAIPFLWVLPFILYLLTFIIAFARKQRIGLRLILHLHTAFAILYALTRFANSLFDTILSIGIALGVLFSASLLCHHRLFNARPAPDYLGQFYVWLAVGGALGGLFNVVLAPLLFDSLIDYAIIIILICLFRPAQIFQWRAQTTTAPSPPTPHHALRLRLYDVIIPLALCIILAIAIHHASLNSLVAQGFAFAREQPVIAIPVIIWSLILISMTAHRPLRFALTLACFAFPPFFETAHNVENVFEKRNFFGVYRIVKKTTEEGSLHLLRHGTTIHGGQWLDEEKRTLPAIYYEPSSPFGAIFRALRKHKEALSVGVLGLGAGTIACYATDKDRFTFFELDPLVAQIAQDDSLFTFVRTCAPEARLQIGDARLSLQQEDDASYDLLIIDVFSSDAIPVHLLTEEAIDMYFQKLAPHGVMLFHTSNRYLDISLPLISYTASHNIFYRQTHHIPTALSREKYAAETGSFVLMAQSDAFLGDSFTRSLRWEKIPPPPYIRPWTDNYANVLATFLTSYTTKKDMLALSDMIRTHYFTYTPTPPPTPPTTPALTK, from the coding sequence ATGCCTGCTATGCCTCTCATCCGTTCCCACACACTCCTGTTGAGTGTCGCCATCTCGCTCCTCTTTTTGAGCTCATTCCTCTTGTTTGCCATCCAACCCCTCATAGGGCGAATGACGTTACCCCTCTTAGGGGCAGCACCCACCATATGGGTCACCGCTGTCCTCTTTTTCCAAATAACCCTCGCTCTTGCCTACATGTATGTGGACATTGTGACACGCTATACAAGCTTGTCGGCGCAAATGTCTCTCCATTTTTCCCTCATGGTGGCGGCGTTGCTTTCTCTCCCTTTATCGCTAGGCGTCTTAGAGGACACAGAGACAGCCGTTGCGACCTCCATGCCCGTTCTGTTTCTTCTTCAACTCTATATCCTTGCCATTGGCCTGCCTTTCTTTGTGAATGCCACAACAGCGCCCCTCTTACAAAAATGGTTCAGCTATACACGCCACGCCCATGCTCGAGACCCTTTTTTCCTCTATGCATCGAGCAACGCTGGGAGTCTCTGCGCCCTCGTTGCCTATGTCGTCATCATAGACCCCTCCCTCACAATCCCTGAACAAAGCCACGTATGGTCTGTCGCCTTCATCGTCTTCATGGTAGGGGTGGCGGTGTTTGCTCTCTTCGCATCGACTCACACCCCTCTTCCTCCCACCTATCAACAGGCACAAAGCCCTTCCCAACCAGCGCCTCCCCCCTCCATCACACAGCGCATGGCATGGTGTCTCTATGCGTTTCTCCCCTCGAGCCTCCTCCTCTCGACAAGCGTCTATATCACCACAGACATCGCTGCCATTCCCTTCCTCTGGGTCCTCCCCTTTATCCTCTATCTGCTCACCTTCATCATCGCCTTTGCCCGTAAGCAACGTATTGGCTTGCGCCTCATCCTCCATCTCCATACGGCCTTTGCCATCCTCTATGCTCTCACACGTTTCGCCAATTCACTCTTCGATACCATCCTCTCTATCGGTATCGCCTTAGGCGTCCTGTTCAGCGCATCCCTCTTGTGCCACCATAGGCTCTTTAATGCGCGCCCCGCCCCCGACTATTTAGGACAATTCTACGTATGGCTCGCCGTGGGCGGCGCCTTAGGCGGACTCTTTAATGTCGTCCTCGCCCCCCTCCTCTTCGACTCCCTCATAGACTATGCCATCATCATTATCCTCATATGCCTCTTCCGCCCAGCGCAAATCTTCCAATGGCGCGCTCAAACGACAACAGCGCCATCACCCCCCACGCCACACCATGCGCTACGCTTACGCCTCTATGATGTCATCATCCCCCTCGCCTTGTGCATCATCCTCGCCATCGCCATACACCATGCCTCCCTCAATAGCCTGGTTGCACAAGGCTTTGCCTTCGCGCGAGAACAGCCCGTTATCGCTATCCCCGTCATCATATGGTCTCTTATCCTTATCTCCATGACGGCTCACCGCCCTTTGCGCTTTGCTTTAACCCTTGCGTGCTTTGCCTTCCCTCCATTCTTCGAGACAGCGCACAACGTGGAGAATGTCTTCGAAAAGCGCAACTTCTTTGGTGTCTATCGCATTGTGAAAAAAACAACAGAAGAAGGCTCTCTCCACCTCCTCAGGCACGGGACAACCATCCATGGCGGACAATGGTTAGACGAAGAAAAACGCACACTGCCCGCCATCTACTACGAACCAAGCAGCCCCTTTGGCGCGATTTTCCGCGCCTTGCGAAAGCATAAGGAGGCGCTCTCTGTTGGCGTCCTCGGACTCGGCGCTGGCACCATCGCATGCTATGCAACAGACAAAGATCGTTTCACATTTTTCGAACTCGACCCACTGGTGGCACAGATCGCGCAAGATGACTCCCTCTTCACGTTTGTGCGCACATGCGCACCAGAGGCGCGCCTACAAATAGGCGATGCGCGCCTCTCCCTACAACAAGAAGACGATGCGTCCTATGACCTTCTTATCATCGATGTCTTTAGCTCCGATGCCATTCCCGTCCACTTGCTCACCGAAGAAGCCATCGACATGTATTTCCAAAAACTCGCCCCCCATGGTGTCATGCTCTTTCATACCAGCAACCGTTATCTCGATATTTCCTTGCCCCTTATCTCATATACGGCCAGCCACAACATCTTTTATCGACAAACCCACCATATCCCGACAGCCCTCTCGAGAGAAAAATATGCAGCGGAGACCGGAAGCTTCGTCCTCATGGCACAGAGCGACGCCTTCTTGGGCGACTCTTTCACCCGCTCACTCCGTTGGGAAAAAATTCCCCCGCCACCTTATATACGCCCATGGACAGACAATTATGCCAATGTCCTCGCTACGTTCCTGACAAGCTATACGACAAAGAAAGATATGCTGGCCCTGTCCGATATGATTCGCACCCATTATTTTACCTATACGCCCACGCCTCCCCCCACCCCGCCGACAACACCCGCCCTCACGAAGTAG
- a CDS encoding cysteine synthase A has translation MSAVKDGFIETIGNTPLIRLRRASDRTGCNILGKAEFLNPGGSIKDRAARGIIEDAFSRHCLEEGGTIVEGTAGNTGIGLTLVGRARGCHSVIVMPETQSEEKKAMLRLCGARLHLVPAVPYKNPKNYVRYSETLAASLAEKSQKKVFWANQFDNCANREAHRKTTAQEIWEQTDGALDAFVCSVGTGGTIGGVSLALKEKKPSVRIVLADPYGSALCHYYQHGTLKAEGNSITEGIGQGRITANLEGITIDDAIRIDDVLALETLFMLAEEEGLILGGSSGINIAAAIRLARDMGRGHTIVTMLCDGGSRYQSKLFNPTFLHDKGLPTPPWLTAS, from the coding sequence GTGTCGGCAGTAAAAGACGGCTTCATCGAGACTATTGGCAACACGCCTCTTATTCGTTTGCGTCGGGCGTCTGACCGCACGGGCTGTAACATACTAGGCAAGGCGGAGTTTCTCAATCCGGGCGGGTCTATCAAGGATAGGGCAGCGCGGGGGATTATCGAGGATGCGTTTTCCCGCCATTGTTTAGAGGAGGGCGGCACGATCGTTGAAGGCACAGCTGGCAATACGGGTATCGGCCTCACCTTGGTTGGGCGGGCGCGAGGGTGTCACAGCGTCATCGTCATGCCTGAGACGCAAAGCGAGGAAAAGAAGGCCATGCTCCGCCTTTGTGGCGCGCGCCTCCATTTAGTGCCCGCTGTGCCTTATAAGAACCCGAAAAACTATGTGCGTTATTCTGAAACGTTAGCGGCCTCTTTGGCAGAAAAGAGCCAAAAAAAAGTATTTTGGGCAAATCAATTCGATAATTGTGCCAATCGAGAAGCCCATAGGAAGACGACAGCCCAAGAGATATGGGAGCAGACGGACGGCGCGCTGGATGCTTTCGTCTGTTCTGTGGGAACGGGTGGGACGATCGGTGGCGTGAGTCTTGCCCTCAAAGAAAAAAAGCCGTCTGTTCGTATCGTTCTTGCCGACCCCTATGGGTCGGCATTATGCCATTATTATCAGCATGGCACGCTCAAGGCAGAAGGCAACTCCATCACAGAGGGTATCGGACAAGGACGTATCACCGCCAATCTTGAGGGTATCACCATTGATGACGCCATAAGAATTGACGATGTCTTGGCTCTCGAGACACTCTTTATGCTGGCAGAGGAAGAAGGGCTTATTCTTGGTGGTTCGAGTGGTATTAACATCGCCGCCGCCATCCGCTTGGCGCGCGACATGGGGAGAGGGCATACCATCGTGACCATGCTCTGTGATGGAGGTAGTCGTTATCAGAGCAAATTGTTTAACCCGACTTTTCTCCACGACAAAGGTTTGCCTACACCGCCTTGGCTGACCGCCTCATGA
- the argJ gene encoding bifunctional glutamate N-acetyltransferase/amino-acid acetyltransferase ArgJ yields the protein MPSVDGNIHIVYIPLLPRLYHSILKKEFPRSPFAPQQFPSLLPITGLSMNALSSGVKKHGALDLALFLLPEGSHVAGIFSLSDCASPAVAWCRHILPRSKPRAIIVNAGNANAYVAKSGEESLRLITEALSHKLAIARDSIFMASTGVIGVKLPTQTILSQLERLCATQEPHQEAWHHVAQAIMTTDTYPKGACATCAINGKTITLSGVAKGSGMIAPNMATMLAFIFTDADIPKGILQDMLCAHSETTFHAIDVDGDMSTSDTVLLTATHSVQTDHAYDTMHDPALQDFRKALHHVMHTLALHIVRDGEGAQKSIDIHVTSASSHVMARAIATHVARSPLVKTAIAGADPNWGRIIMAVGKARQNIKQDALSLTMCHIPIIQKGVCVLTPEQEKKLCHAMNGRHIPLHIDLNLGTESFTMWTCDLTHGYIDINADYRS from the coding sequence ATGCCATCCGTTGACGGCAACATCCATATCGTCTACATACCTCTTTTACCCCGACTATACCATAGTATTTTGAAAAAAGAATTTCCTCGTTCACCCTTCGCCCCACAGCAATTTCCCTCTCTCCTCCCTATCACAGGATTGTCCATGAACGCCCTCTCGAGCGGCGTGAAAAAGCATGGCGCTCTCGACCTTGCCCTCTTCCTGTTGCCTGAGGGGAGTCACGTGGCTGGGATTTTTTCTTTATCTGATTGCGCATCCCCTGCCGTGGCATGGTGTCGCCATATCCTGCCACGTTCTAAGCCTCGCGCCATCATCGTCAATGCTGGCAACGCGAACGCCTATGTTGCCAAGAGTGGCGAAGAGAGTCTACGCCTTATCACAGAAGCCCTCTCCCATAAACTCGCCATTGCCCGAGACTCCATCTTCATGGCATCCACAGGCGTCATCGGCGTGAAGCTCCCCACGCAAACCATCCTGTCCCAACTGGAGAGGCTCTGCGCAACCCAAGAGCCTCACCAAGAGGCATGGCATCATGTCGCTCAAGCCATCATGACAACAGATACCTACCCAAAAGGCGCATGCGCCACATGCGCTATCAACGGCAAGACAATTACGCTCAGTGGAGTCGCCAAAGGCTCAGGCATGATCGCGCCCAATATGGCCACCATGCTCGCCTTTATCTTTACCGACGCCGACATACCAAAGGGAATCTTACAAGACATGCTCTGTGCCCATAGCGAAACGACATTTCACGCCATCGATGTGGATGGCGACATGTCGACGTCCGATACCGTCTTGCTCACAGCAACCCACTCCGTGCAGACCGACCACGCCTATGACACCATGCATGACCCCGCCTTGCAGGATTTCCGCAAAGCCCTTCATCACGTCATGCATACGCTCGCCCTCCATATCGTAAGGGATGGCGAAGGCGCGCAAAAATCTATCGACATCCATGTCACATCGGCATCCTCACACGTGATGGCGCGCGCTATCGCTACCCATGTGGCGCGCTCACCCCTCGTCAAAACCGCTATCGCTGGCGCTGACCCTAACTGGGGACGTATCATCATGGCGGTGGGGAAAGCGCGACAAAACATTAAGCAAGACGCTCTCTCTCTCACCATGTGCCATATACCCATTATCCAGAAGGGCGTGTGCGTCCTCACCCCCGAACAAGAAAAAAAACTCTGCCATGCCATGAACGGACGACATATCCCTCTTCATATTGACCTGAACCTCGGCACAGAGTCTTTTACCATGTGGACATGCGACCTCACCCACGGCTATATTGACATTAATGCTGACTATCGCTCATGA
- a CDS encoding DsbA family protein, whose translation MMLETIVSHGFGRGFGRRFGGRWLGRVGYRFALWSLCVSFVAGGWAVPDVYGKEKRVIGDVEQMLGAIDRLQVIMPELIDIDERLFLDDQKSKLVRALHAENLLALGGVSMGNPEGRFTIVEFSDYNCGYCRIAHPVLLRLVEEDKDIHLVYRDLPIVGGDVSWEATRVALAADKQGLAAALTNTLYEHQGRVDKDVAIATAQALGADIERLGEDANASDVNASLAVTYALRQRLRIASTPTFIFGDTVVRGAIQYEDAKQLVNQLRNEQ comes from the coding sequence ATGATGTTAGAAACAATCGTATCACATGGTTTTGGGAGGGGTTTCGGGAGGCGTTTCGGAGGGCGATGGCTGGGGCGCGTCGGGTATCGTTTTGCCTTGTGGAGTCTATGCGTCTCTTTTGTGGCGGGAGGTTGGGCGGTGCCTGATGTCTATGGCAAGGAGAAGCGTGTTATTGGTGATGTGGAGCAGATGTTGGGCGCTATTGACCGTTTGCAGGTCATCATGCCTGAGTTGATCGACATCGATGAACGTCTGTTCCTCGATGACCAGAAGAGCAAGTTGGTGCGCGCTCTTCATGCCGAGAATTTGCTGGCGTTAGGTGGTGTGAGCATGGGGAATCCTGAGGGTCGTTTCACCATTGTGGAGTTTTCCGATTACAATTGTGGTTATTGTCGCATAGCCCATCCTGTTCTTCTTCGTTTAGTGGAGGAGGATAAGGACATTCACCTTGTCTATCGCGACCTTCCCATCGTTGGCGGTGATGTCTCGTGGGAGGCGACGCGTGTTGCTCTTGCCGCTGACAAGCAGGGGTTGGCGGCAGCGTTGACGAACACCCTCTATGAGCATCAGGGGCGCGTTGACAAGGATGTTGCCATCGCCACGGCGCAAGCGTTAGGGGCGGATATCGAACGTCTTGGAGAAGATGCCAACGCATCGGACGTCAATGCGTCCCTTGCCGTGACCTATGCCTTACGTCAGAGGTTGAGGATTGCCAGCACACCCACCTTTATTTTTGGTGATACGGTTGTTCGAGGCGCTATCCAATACGAGGATGCGAAGCAGCTCGTCAATCAACTACGCAATGAACAATAA
- a CDS encoding ATP-binding cassette domain-containing protein: MQPSPSSPYEATRLPGSPSLEESETKPVSWRPLGRLLAMTLRYWGRLIAASVALIVAASLVLGINFVIKHFVDGNLISETTSFAITLTWVFIFMAAIGVSSSLRLYFVGWIGERVVADLRSSVYRHIITQSPSFFELNHSGAILSRLTTDSGIIQTLIGSTASVAIRHVVILVGAALLLFFQNWRLASVTLTLAPITVLLLFSIGRKVRTLSRHSQDRIADMSAYAEESLRGIRTLQAYNRQNVDTQRFDDHVESTFSTATSRLRMRALMITMVMIGIFIVISAIIHVGHQEIIAQRLSLGELVGFLYLALLAGGSTAALTESFSEILRAAGAAERIFEIKDSHIDIRSPENPVPLSTSPQDTTEITEGIRYSSPPPGHDTPQQEYTIEFDGVSFTYPSGKGIAALSDVSFHIDHHETVAIVGPSGAGKSTLFQLLLRFYDPQTGCVRLCGKDIRTLDLKVLRQCYAFVSQDPIIFAASARENIAYARQDASIEEIRDAAKDAAILDVIDEFPQGFDSYLGQGGILLSGGERQRIALARAFLSKPMILLLDEATSALDSEREKRIQEAIYKIAGQCTSLIIAHRLSTVMHADRILVLDRGGLIAQGTHKELMQSCDLYARLAEIQFASQPHP; the protein is encoded by the coding sequence ATGCAACCATCCCCTTCCTCTCCTTACGAAGCGACTCGCCTGCCGGGCTCTCCTTCCCTAGAAGAGTCAGAAACAAAGCCTGTGTCATGGCGTCCTCTGGGGCGTCTCCTCGCCATGACATTGCGTTATTGGGGAAGGCTTATCGCTGCCTCTGTTGCCCTCATCGTTGCGGCCTCCCTCGTCCTCGGTATCAACTTTGTCATCAAACATTTTGTCGATGGCAACCTTATCTCTGAGACAACAAGTTTTGCTATCACCCTGACGTGGGTGTTTATCTTCATGGCTGCTATCGGTGTCAGCTCGTCCCTACGCCTCTACTTTGTCGGGTGGATAGGTGAGCGTGTGGTGGCGGATTTGCGTTCAAGCGTGTATCGCCATATCATCACGCAATCGCCCTCCTTTTTCGAACTCAATCATAGCGGCGCTATCCTCTCTCGCTTGACGACAGATAGTGGTATCATCCAAACCCTTATTGGCTCTACGGCATCTGTCGCCATTCGCCATGTGGTCATCCTCGTCGGCGCTGCCCTGTTGCTCTTTTTCCAAAATTGGCGTCTTGCCTCCGTCACATTGACGCTTGCTCCTATCACCGTCCTTCTGCTGTTCTCCATTGGACGCAAGGTACGCACCTTGTCTCGCCATTCACAAGATCGTATTGCCGACATGAGCGCCTATGCCGAAGAGAGCTTACGCGGTATCCGCACATTACAAGCCTATAACCGCCAAAACGTAGACACACAACGCTTCGATGACCATGTGGAGTCCACATTCTCCACCGCCACGTCACGCCTACGCATGCGCGCCTTGATGATTACTATGGTCATGATAGGGATCTTTATTGTCATCTCGGCCATTATCCATGTAGGCCATCAAGAGATTATCGCTCAGCGTCTCAGTCTGGGTGAGTTGGTGGGCTTCCTCTATCTTGCCTTGCTGGCGGGCGGCTCAACAGCGGCCTTGACGGAAAGCTTTAGCGAAATTTTACGCGCGGCAGGCGCTGCCGAACGAATCTTCGAAATTAAAGACAGCCATATCGATATTCGCTCGCCTGAAAATCCCGTCCCTCTGTCGACAAGCCCACAAGACACCACTGAGATTACAGAAGGCATCCGTTACTCAAGCCCACCTCCTGGACACGATACCCCTCAACAAGAATACACCATCGAATTCGACGGCGTCTCCTTTACCTACCCCAGTGGTAAAGGTATCGCCGCCCTCAGTGATGTCTCCTTCCATATCGACCATCATGAGACAGTCGCCATTGTGGGCCCCTCTGGTGCTGGCAAGTCCACGCTGTTTCAACTGCTCTTACGTTTCTATGACCCACAGACAGGCTGTGTGCGCCTCTGTGGAAAAGACATACGCACCCTCGACCTTAAAGTGCTACGCCAATGCTATGCCTTCGTCAGTCAAGACCCCATTATCTTCGCCGCCAGCGCCCGTGAAAATATCGCCTACGCCCGACAAGACGCCTCCATAGAAGAGATACGTGACGCCGCAAAAGACGCCGCCATCCTCGATGTCATCGACGAATTTCCTCAAGGATTCGATAGCTATCTGGGACAAGGGGGAATCCTCCTCTCTGGCGGCGAACGCCAACGTATTGCCCTCGCCCGCGCCTTCCTCAGCAAACCCATGATTCTCCTGCTGGATGAAGCAACAAGCGCCCTCGACTCAGAGCGAGAAAAACGCATACAAGAGGCTATCTATAAAATCGCAGGACAATGCACATCCCTCATCATCGCCCATCGTCTCTCCACCGTCATGCATGCCGACCGTATACTCGTCCTCGATAGGGGAGGCCTCATCGCCCAAGGCACGCATAAAGAACTCATGCAATCGTGCGACCTGTACGCGCGACTGGCAGAAATACAATTCGCCAGCCAACCCCATCCATAA
- a CDS encoding NAD(P)H-dependent oxidoreductase, with protein MKALFLNCSLKKSDEESNTQALCAYAQRIFEKESVTCEHIRVVDYYIPFGMKERVDSKDDWPSLFAKVMASQILIIGTPIWFGEKSSVASLVIERLYAFSAEKNDVGQYIYYNKVAGVIATGNEDGGKESCRSVLYALQHMGFTIPPQADAYWVGEAGPGPSYIEEGQDNAFTQRNTQFLTYNLLHVARMLDKQPIPAIGNVRLETSS; from the coding sequence ATGAAAGCACTTTTTTTGAATTGTTCGCTCAAAAAGAGCGATGAAGAGTCGAACACACAGGCACTCTGTGCCTACGCTCAGAGGATTTTCGAGAAAGAGTCCGTCACATGCGAGCATATACGCGTTGTCGACTATTATATCCCCTTTGGCATGAAGGAGCGTGTGGACTCGAAAGATGATTGGCCTTCTTTGTTTGCTAAAGTCATGGCGTCGCAGATTCTTATCATTGGGACTCCCATCTGGTTCGGCGAGAAATCCTCTGTGGCGTCGTTGGTCATTGAACGTCTCTATGCCTTCAGTGCCGAGAAAAATGATGTCGGGCAGTATATCTACTACAATAAGGTAGCGGGTGTCATCGCCACAGGCAACGAGGATGGGGGCAAGGAGTCCTGTCGCTCTGTTCTGTATGCCTTACAGCATATGGGGTTCACCATTCCTCCCCAAGCTGACGCCTATTGGGTGGGTGAAGCGGGTCCGGGGCCCTCTTATATTGAGGAGGGGCAAGACAACGCCTTCACCCAGCGTAATACCCAGTTTCTCACCTACAATCTCTTGCACGTTGCCCGTATGTTGGACAAACAGCCCATTCCCGCCATAGGCAATGTGCGCCTCGAGACATCGTCATAG
- a CDS encoding Flp family type IVb pilin gives MLKLFWKSRKAVTMIEYALIGSLVSVVAIASLALVGEEVGKALKEVECRLKTKGKDGAASKSACADSGGG, from the coding sequence ATGTTGAAGTTATTTTGGAAGAGCCGTAAGGCAGTGACGATGATAGAGTATGCCCTGATAGGCTCTCTTGTGTCGGTTGTTGCCATCGCCTCGTTGGCGTTGGTGGGTGAAGAGGTAGGCAAGGCTTTGAAAGAAGTCGAGTGCCGTCTCAAGACGAAGGGTAAAGATGGTGCTGCCAGCAAGTCTGCTTGCGCTGATAGTGGTGGTGGGTGA